ATCTTCAATCTCGGTAAATTTAACACCTACAATATAAGGATAGCTTTTATCCTCTCTTCTCTGCGACCAAACAACACTACCTTTAGTCTGAATACTCTTATTTATCTTCTTAATATAGATACCTACTTCTAATAAAGTCTCCTGCTGTATGCCCTCTCCGGCAGAAAAACATATCCCTCCTGCGCTAATATTTTGACATAGAGCATTAATCGAAGAATCGTCTCGACCTAATACTCTATAATTAACGCTGAGAAAATCATCTAATCTTGGATACTCACGACGTTCAACCATAGTATTCAATTTACACTTTACTAGAAAAGAATCAATAAAAAAATCTAAAGACTACTAATAGTAAACAGGCTCTCCTATTGAAATTAAACTACGGATATTTTATCTCGGGATGCTCGCTAAACCAGTAACTCTACTAGTATACGCCACGACTAACTCATAAAACGACTACTAATATGCTTCCCTGCTTAGCCTTCATCTCCTCCTTCTTTATTTTTATTTTCTTCTCTTTTCTTTTTTGACCAATATACCCTTCCAAGCCAAATAATTCCTATATGTAATATTGCTACACCAATATAAAAAACAACCAGTGCAGTCATGCTAATATTTTTATACATCCTATCCCTTCCATACTTTAATTATCT
The genomic region above belongs to Candidatus Kaelpia aquatica and contains:
- a CDS encoding PilZ domain-containing protein; this translates as MVERREYPRLDDFLSVNYRVLGRDDSSINALCQNISAGGICFSAGEGIQQETLLEVGIYIKKINKSIQTKGSVVWSQRREDKSYPYIVGVKFTEIEDCERDFILHYVWKVLREKE